A genomic window from Triticum urartu cultivar G1812 chromosome 7, Tu2.1, whole genome shotgun sequence includes:
- the LOC125518033 gene encoding uncharacterized protein LOC125518033 translates to MQAWEIAHTRKDPKPGEPKYYGKKTEGRKKAYSEAYLELHPDTPDPIAAPLDDMAVVRMGPKEHGRDAVLDAVITPSISYTQLRRIDPSLSQRTSQPVTSTQSLFQEQQSIIIFPLIFISHFIFRI, encoded by the coding sequence ATGCAGGCGTGGGAGATCGCCCATACGCGGAAGGACCCCAAGCCTGGCGAGCCCAAGTACTACGGCAAGAAGACCGAAGGGAGGAAGAAGGCCTACTCCGAAGCGTATCTGGAGTTACATCCTGACACACCTGACCCCATTGCGGCGCCTCTGGACGACATGGCGGTGGTGAGGATGGGGCCCAAGGAGCACGGTCGGGATGCGGTTCTCGATGCTGTGATCACTCCTAGTATCTCCTACACACAGCTTCGTCGGATCGACCCGAGCCTGAGCCAGCGCACGAGCCAGCCAGTGACTAGTACACAGTCCCTCTTTCAGGAGCAACAATCTATAATTATTTTCCCTCTTATCTTCATTTCTCACTTCATTTTCCGCATTTAG
- the LOC125523761 gene encoding mitochondrial pyruvate carrier 4-like, with protein MASSKLQAFWNHPAGPKTIHFWAPTFKWGISIANVADFAKPHEKISYPQQVVIACTGIIWSRYSMVITPKNWNLFSVSVVMSGTGLYQLSRKIRKDYFSDDEKEATAASLELEAEMATDST; from the exons ATGGCTTCTTCAAAGCTTCAAGCCTTCTGGAACCACCCTGCTGGCCCCAAAACCA TTCATTTTTGGGCTCCAACCTTTAAATGGGGGATCAGCATTGCAAACGTTGCCGACTTTGCTAAGCCTCATGAAAAGATATCCTATCCTCAGCAAGTTG TTATTGCTTGCACTGGAATCATCTGGTCACGCTACAGCATGGTTATCACACCG AAAAACTGGAACCTTTTCAGCGTTAGCGTTGTAATGTCCGGTACAGGCCTATACCAGCTTTCTCGTAAAATAAG GAAAGACTACTTCTCGGATGATGAAAAGGAGGCCACTGCTGCATCACTCGAACTGGAAGCAGAAATGGCGACTGACTCGACTTAA